A window of the Zhongshania aliphaticivorans genome harbors these coding sequences:
- the groL gene encoding chaperonin GroEL (60 kDa chaperone family; promotes refolding of misfolded polypeptides especially under stressful conditions; forms two stacked rings of heptamers to form a barrel-shaped 14mer; ends can be capped by GroES; misfolded proteins enter the barrel where they are refolded when GroES binds) codes for MAAKDVVFGNEARQRMVAGVNILANAVKVTLGPKGRNVVLEKSFGAPTITKDGVSVAKEIELEDKLENMGAQMVKEVASKASDDAGDGTTTATVLAQAIVNEGLKSVAAGMNPMDIKRGIDKAIAAAVAEVKKLSSPCADTKAIAQVGTISANSDANIGDIIAEAMEKVGKEGVITVEEGQGLENELDVVEGMQFDRGYLSPYFVNNTENMSVEHDSPYILLADKKISNIRELLPLLEQVAKSSRPLIIVAEDVEGEALATLVVNTMRGIVKVAACKAPGFGDRRKAMLQDIAVLTGATVISEEVGLDLEQTTLEHLGTAKRVTMDKENTVIVDGAGEGAAIQARVGEIRTQIENTSSDYDREKLQERVAKLAGGVAVIKVGAATEMEMKEKKARVEDALHATRAAVEEGVVPGGGVALVRAISNIGTIEGENEDQTAGINAALRAMEAPLRQIVSNAGDEASVVLDKVRNGEGNFGYNAGTGAYGDMMEMGILDPAKVTRTALQAAGSVAGLIITTECMIADAPKDEAGAGMPDMGGMGGMGGMGGMGGMM; via the coding sequence ATGGCAGCAAAAGATGTAGTATTTGGTAATGAAGCGCGTCAGCGTATGGTAGCTGGTGTAAATATCCTAGCTAACGCAGTAAAAGTAACATTAGGCCCCAAGGGTCGTAACGTTGTTTTAGAAAAATCATTTGGTGCACCAACCATCACTAAAGATGGTGTGTCTGTAGCGAAAGAAATCGAGTTAGAAGACAAACTCGAGAATATGGGCGCGCAAATGGTGAAAGAAGTTGCCTCTAAAGCGTCAGACGATGCGGGTGACGGTACCACTACTGCAACCGTTCTGGCACAGGCCATTGTCAACGAAGGCTTGAAATCTGTTGCAGCGGGTATGAACCCGATGGACATCAAGCGCGGCATCGATAAAGCGATTGCAGCCGCTGTTGCTGAAGTTAAAAAACTCTCTAGCCCATGTGCAGATACTAAAGCGATTGCACAGGTTGGTACTATCTCTGCAAACAGCGATGCCAATATTGGTGACATCATTGCAGAAGCAATGGAGAAAGTGGGTAAAGAAGGTGTTATTACCGTTGAAGAAGGTCAAGGTCTAGAAAATGAGCTAGACGTTGTTGAAGGTATGCAGTTTGATCGTGGCTATTTGTCACCATACTTTGTTAATAACACTGAAAACATGAGTGTTGAGCACGACAGTCCGTACATCTTGTTGGCGGATAAGAAAATCTCAAACATTCGTGAATTGCTTCCTTTGTTGGAGCAAGTTGCTAAGTCTAGCCGTCCGCTGATTATTGTTGCAGAAGACGTTGAAGGCGAAGCATTGGCAACATTGGTTGTAAACACAATGCGCGGAATCGTAAAAGTAGCTGCGTGTAAAGCACCTGGCTTTGGTGATCGTCGTAAAGCGATGTTACAAGACATTGCGGTCTTGACTGGCGCTACTGTAATTTCTGAAGAAGTGGGCCTAGATCTTGAGCAAACTACGCTTGAGCACTTAGGTACTGCTAAACGTGTGACCATGGATAAAGAAAACACAGTCATTGTTGACGGTGCTGGCGAAGGTGCTGCTATCCAGGCGCGTGTTGGTGAAATTCGTACTCAAATTGAAAACACTAGCTCTGATTACGACCGCGAGAAGTTGCAAGAGCGTGTTGCGAAGCTGGCCGGCGGTGTTGCGGTAATCAAAGTTGGCGCAGCAACTGAGATGGAAATGAAAGAGAAAAAAGCACGTGTTGAAGATGCCTTGCACGCAACTCGCGCAGCGGTAGAAGAAGGTGTGGTTCCTGGTGGTGGTGTTGCCTTGGTTCGCGCAATTTCTAATATCGGCACTATCGAAGGCGAAAACGAAGACCAAACAGCAGGCATTAACGCTGCATTGCGTGCGATGGAAGCGCCTTTGCGTCAAATCGTAAGCAACGCCGGTGACGAAGCCTCTGTTGTCCTTGATAAAGTTCGCAATGGTGAAGGTAACTTCGGTTATAACGCGGGCACTGGTGCTTATGGCGATATGATGGAAATGGGTATTCTTGACCCAGCTAAAGTAACCCGTACTGCATTGCAGGCTGCAGGTTCGGTGGCTGGTTTGATTATCACCACTGAGTGCATGATTGCTGATGCACCTAAAGACGAAGCCGGTGCCGGCATGCCAGATATGGGTGGCATGGGCGGTATGGGTGGAATGGGCGGAATGGGCGGAATGATGTAA
- the rrtA gene encoding rhombosortase: MTKTNSNSGRHFFQFWPTALFILCLLLFYFCQTKMDLSYQRELVEGGQWWRLLSGQLVHNNSAHLFSNIVALILCRVLFLAVLSERAFVVSILLCSLITGGLIYFLLQHYDYYLGVSAALYGVLVAGSLHLIVGRHYWGGVLLLVVMAKLLRDYFYPAVLVSVSDRIGVPVAVEAHFIGVLAGVLLAVGQCIVILIRPATLPPK; this comes from the coding sequence ATGACTAAAACGAACTCCAATAGTGGCCGTCATTTCTTTCAGTTTTGGCCCACAGCGCTGTTCATTTTATGTTTGCTGCTTTTTTATTTTTGCCAAACCAAGATGGATCTGTCTTATCAGCGTGAGCTGGTAGAGGGCGGGCAGTGGTGGCGCTTACTTAGTGGTCAGTTGGTTCATAATAATAGCGCGCATTTGTTTTCTAATATTGTGGCCTTGATATTGTGCCGCGTTCTGTTTTTGGCGGTGCTTAGCGAGCGTGCTTTTGTCGTAAGTATACTGCTATGTTCGCTCATTACCGGAGGTTTGATTTATTTTCTATTGCAGCATTATGACTATTATTTAGGTGTGTCTGCGGCTTTGTATGGCGTTTTGGTTGCAGGGTCGTTACATCTCATCGTGGGCCGCCACTATTGGGGTGGTGTATTGTTATTGGTGGTTATGGCTAAATTGTTAAGGGATTACTTTTATCCCGCCGTGCTTGTCTCAGTGTCTGATCGTATCGGTGTCCCAGTCGCGGTGGAGGCGCATTTTATTGGGGTGCTTGCCGGCGTGTTACTGGCCGTTGGGCAATGCATTGTGATCTTAATCCGGCCAGCGACATTGCCGCCAAAATAG
- a CDS encoding MGMT family protein, translating into MRQIYAAVHGVPEGRLCSYGKIAELAGQPGRARYVGRILSQLPSNTQLPWFRIVNSQGKISFPAQSENYQRQLSHLINESSADESGKLFWRQCRWPD; encoded by the coding sequence ATGCGGCAAATTTATGCCGCAGTCCACGGCGTCCCCGAAGGGCGCCTATGTAGCTATGGAAAAATTGCTGAATTAGCAGGCCAACCTGGCCGAGCTCGTTACGTTGGGCGAATACTCAGCCAACTCCCCAGCAACACCCAACTACCGTGGTTTCGAATTGTAAATAGCCAAGGAAAAATCAGTTTCCCAGCACAAAGTGAAAACTATCAACGCCAACTTAGTCATTTAATTAACGAGAGCAGCGCAGATGAATCCGGCAAACTATTTTGGCGGCAATGTCGCTGGCCGGATTAA
- a CDS encoding thrombospondin type 3 repeat-containing protein, producing MYFRRYIYALMAITILSACGGNSVSGTGVSDSPDNGGGSQVLDADADGIPDSVDNCPNNSNPGQANIDSDAFGDACDTDADNDGVSNSSDNCPSIANSNQADQDGDLIGDACDAEDNSGGSGGSTDADEDGIFDADDNCPTTSNPGQEDTDSDGVGDTCDDDADNDGVVNGGDNCPVVANENQQDTDSDGVGDVCDSQDDRDSDSDGVLDTIDNCPLLANPGQGDLDGDSVGDACDPEDNRDSDDDGIGNEDDLCADSAADASVDTSGCAASQVNASCGDSFASVTAGRHYQVELTSASGENISFEVFEPLEIACGGRASGAHPLVLHGHGLGGARVSDTGGEYTSNALDRLVAGGYPVISIDLRGFGDSSGTVRVMDPEVEGLDLLQILDWAESNLDYLAWRDESSGEFISRPDVPVSVAGGANLLVGSVGSSYGGGYQMLIHGVDEKQRLDAMVPDITWHNLPYSLNQGDVVKSAWALLLVAGAEAGSYAPGFENQDSPLARGLDPFVVETLARGIATNEFPRDAIDWFAYHSPRYWCGLNGQAAMPYSVAASELNNNITSEFNEAPGSNTYTGQPGVDVLLTQGIRDTLFNFNDAWWNFQCLRDRTEDTGHEVRMLTHETGHIIPGFIGETPEPVYFQAPAGKFACGEIDQRDATIAWFDEKLRGLPAADYFDGNNAICMSLADDDAVMIPVDEFKARRADQDSDSAVAFSEYTDLSAGNVLNGVEAQAAHLLGQDVAIIPLLSVADSKGLIVAGIPQLDITVTTPQMVNDALCALGSIPTLRIGCDSILFTGVAVRHAGGEWQLLDDQIAPVRGLGEHIDIDMVGVAERLDQGDELGLWVSGYHAQYLEAFSRDATIAAVNIAASIRLPLFAVGADGQPDFEADVSESLALPSTESSPALPDFGNELELPTPSL from the coding sequence ATGTATTTTCGTCGTTATATATACGCTTTGATGGCTATAACTATTCTGTCGGCATGTGGTGGAAACTCTGTTTCCGGTACCGGTGTTAGCGACTCTCCAGATAATGGTGGCGGTAGCCAGGTGCTAGATGCAGACGCCGATGGTATTCCTGATAGTGTTGATAACTGTCCCAATAACAGCAATCCCGGACAGGCTAATATTGATTCAGATGCTTTTGGTGATGCCTGTGATACCGATGCTGATAATGACGGCGTATCAAATAGTAGTGATAACTGCCCGTCCATTGCGAATAGCAATCAAGCTGACCAGGATGGTGACCTGATTGGCGATGCTTGTGACGCGGAAGATAATAGTGGTGGCAGCGGTGGATCTACTGATGCCGATGAAGACGGTATTTTTGATGCTGATGATAATTGCCCTACAACTTCAAATCCCGGCCAGGAAGATACAGACAGTGATGGTGTGGGCGATACCTGCGATGACGATGCCGATAATGACGGCGTGGTAAATGGCGGTGATAACTGCCCCGTGGTCGCTAATGAGAACCAGCAAGATACAGATAGTGATGGTGTAGGTGATGTCTGTGACTCTCAGGATGATCGTGACAGCGATAGCGATGGGGTTTTAGATACTATCGATAACTGCCCTTTGCTGGCCAACCCAGGTCAAGGTGATTTAGATGGCGATAGTGTTGGCGATGCGTGTGACCCTGAAGATAACCGTGATAGCGATGATGACGGTATTGGTAATGAGGATGATTTATGTGCTGATAGCGCCGCTGATGCGAGCGTTGATACTAGCGGTTGTGCTGCAAGCCAAGTAAACGCCTCTTGTGGTGATAGCTTTGCCAGCGTGACGGCGGGTCGTCATTATCAAGTAGAGCTTACTTCTGCCAGTGGTGAAAATATCAGTTTTGAGGTGTTTGAACCTCTCGAAATCGCCTGTGGTGGGCGGGCTAGTGGCGCTCATCCACTCGTGCTGCATGGCCACGGACTGGGTGGCGCTAGGGTTAGTGATACCGGTGGCGAATATACCAGTAATGCACTTGATCGATTAGTGGCAGGTGGTTATCCCGTAATTAGTATTGATTTGCGCGGTTTTGGAGACAGCAGCGGCACAGTAAGAGTTATGGACCCAGAGGTGGAAGGCTTAGATTTACTGCAAATATTGGATTGGGCTGAGTCGAATCTCGACTATTTAGCGTGGCGAGATGAAAGCAGCGGCGAATTTATCAGTCGCCCAGATGTCCCTGTTAGCGTTGCCGGTGGGGCAAACTTACTGGTCGGGTCAGTTGGTTCTAGCTATGGTGGCGGTTATCAAATGTTGATACACGGCGTTGATGAGAAGCAGCGTTTAGATGCGATGGTGCCGGATATTACTTGGCATAATTTGCCTTATAGTTTGAATCAGGGCGATGTTGTTAAATCTGCTTGGGCTTTGCTGTTGGTGGCAGGAGCGGAAGCTGGAAGTTATGCGCCAGGGTTTGAAAATCAAGACTCGCCTCTAGCGCGGGGGCTTGATCCTTTTGTGGTGGAAACCTTGGCTCGTGGCATCGCGACCAATGAGTTTCCCCGTGATGCTATCGATTGGTTTGCTTACCATAGTCCCCGTTATTGGTGTGGCCTTAATGGTCAGGCGGCTATGCCGTATAGTGTAGCGGCTAGTGAGCTAAATAATAATATTACCAGTGAGTTTAATGAGGCTCCTGGAAGTAATACCTATACTGGGCAGCCTGGGGTTGATGTATTACTGACACAAGGTATTCGTGACACTTTATTTAATTTCAATGATGCATGGTGGAATTTCCAGTGTCTGCGTGATCGCACAGAAGATACTGGTCACGAAGTACGTATGTTGACCCATGAGACGGGGCATATTATTCCAGGTTTTATCGGTGAGACACCGGAACCTGTTTATTTCCAAGCGCCAGCAGGTAAGTTTGCCTGTGGGGAAATTGATCAGCGCGATGCGACGATTGCTTGGTTCGATGAAAAATTACGCGGCTTACCGGCAGCAGATTATTTTGATGGTAATAATGCTATTTGTATGTCGCTGGCTGACGATGACGCGGTGATGATTCCAGTCGATGAATTTAAAGCGCGACGTGCAGACCAAGACAGCGATAGTGCGGTGGCGTTTAGTGAATATACTGATTTATCGGCGGGCAATGTCTTGAATGGAGTTGAGGCTCAGGCTGCTCATTTACTGGGGCAAGATGTTGCGATTATTCCCTTGTTGAGTGTTGCCGATAGCAAGGGTTTAATTGTTGCCGGTATTCCTCAGCTTGATATCACTGTGACCACGCCGCAAATGGTGAATGATGCTCTTTGTGCATTAGGTAGCATCCCAACCTTGCGAATAGGCTGTGACAGCATATTATTTACCGGTGTGGCGGTTCGTCATGCTGGGGGGGAGTGGCAATTGCTGGATGATCAGATTGCACCGGTTCGTGGCTTAGGTGAGCATATTGATATTGATATGGTAGGGGTGGCCGAGCGCCTAGACCAAGGGGATGAGCTGGGTTTGTGGGTAAGTGGTTATCACGCACAATACTTGGAAGCATTCTCACGTGATGCCACCATTGCCGCGGTCAATATTGCGGCGAGTATTCGTTTACCGCTGTTTGCGGTTGGTGCAGATGGTCAGCCTGATTTTGAGGCGGATGTGAGTGAGTCACTTGCGCTACCATCGACAGAATCAAGTCCTGCATTGCCTGATTTTGGTAATGAACTTGAGCTCCCTACGCCATCACTATAA
- a CDS encoding co-chaperone GroES produces the protein MKIRPLYDRVVVRRKEEEKTSAGGIVLPGSATEKPNQGEVLAVGEGKLLESGELRPVGLKAGDVVIFGQYSGSTVKVDGEELIVLSESEIFGVVEA, from the coding sequence ATGAAGATACGTCCGTTATACGATCGCGTCGTAGTTCGCCGTAAAGAAGAAGAGAAAACTAGCGCAGGCGGTATTGTGTTGCCGGGCTCTGCTACAGAAAAACCCAATCAGGGTGAAGTTTTAGCTGTGGGCGAAGGTAAATTGCTTGAAAGCGGTGAATTGCGTCCAGTTGGCTTGAAAGCAGGCGATGTTGTTATTTTCGGTCAGTACTCAGGTAGTACTGTGAAAGTCGACGGCGAAGAGCTGATCGTTCTGAGTGAATCTGAAATCTTTGGTGTGGTAGAAGCGTAA
- a CDS encoding phospholipase A, translating to MQNCTLLAALLILLVNYSHAQTTSDDAECLQLAAQSATESTTLGELRSYCAEMVKKSNPNPSEVDTKNSEQSGVVEQRYNLEQFTTNNPFVLTPHRTNYVLPVSYRDDISDYSGILPNNSAEADSIELEFQLSIKLTLWEKILNDNGYLSVGYTNRSFWQAYNKAASAPFRETNHEPELMLTFTNSWELFGIRNVANQLIFNHQSNGRSEPLSRSWNRIMLNMVFERDRFAMSFKPWYRLPESSDDDDNPDIEKYLGHFEWMGLYKWHDRTLSIMLRNNLRSENKGALELGWSFPISTRVKAYVKYFNGYGESLIEYNNAIESIGIGVLISDWL from the coding sequence ATGCAAAACTGCACACTTCTCGCAGCCCTGCTAATCCTCTTGGTAAACTACAGTCACGCACAAACGACCAGCGATGATGCAGAGTGCCTCCAGTTAGCGGCGCAATCTGCTACAGAATCGACCACCTTAGGTGAGCTTCGTAGCTACTGTGCCGAAATGGTCAAGAAATCCAACCCAAACCCCAGCGAGGTCGATACTAAAAACTCCGAGCAAAGCGGCGTCGTCGAACAACGCTATAACCTCGAACAATTTACAACGAATAACCCCTTTGTTTTGACGCCTCACCGGACCAATTATGTATTACCTGTATCGTACCGTGACGATATTAGCGATTACTCCGGCATTCTTCCCAACAATAGCGCTGAAGCAGACAGTATTGAGCTTGAGTTCCAGCTCAGCATTAAACTTACGCTGTGGGAGAAAATACTCAACGATAATGGCTATCTTAGCGTGGGCTACACCAATCGCTCATTTTGGCAGGCATATAACAAAGCCGCTTCAGCCCCCTTTAGAGAAACCAATCACGAACCAGAACTGATGCTCACATTTACCAATAGCTGGGAATTGTTTGGTATTCGCAATGTAGCTAATCAGCTTATCTTTAACCACCAATCCAATGGTCGCAGTGAACCTTTATCACGGAGTTGGAATCGTATAATGCTCAACATGGTGTTTGAACGCGACCGCTTTGCCATGTCCTTCAAACCTTGGTACCGGCTGCCAGAGTCTTCTGATGACGATGACAACCCTGATATCGAGAAATACCTAGGACACTTTGAATGGATGGGCCTCTATAAATGGCATGATCGAACACTGAGTATCATGCTTCGCAATAATCTACGGAGCGAAAATAAAGGGGCGCTCGAACTTGGCTGGAGCTTCCCCATAAGCACTAGAGTGAAAGCTTATGTAAAATATTTTAATGGCTACGGAGAGAGCTTAATTGAGTACAATAACGCCATCGAAAGTATCGGTATTGGCGTATTAATAAGCGACTGGTTATAA
- a CDS encoding AmpG family muropeptide MFS transporter has product MRVTGELNAPYCEYGRGSYFVSHQEELGDITWWRQKPVWIMVFLGFSAGVPLLLIFSSLSLWLREAGVSRAEVTYFSWAALGFSFKFVWAPLVDKLPLPILSAAMGRRRSWLLLAQLGVIAAICMMALTDPRQQLQMMAVAAVLLGFSAATQDVVIDAFRIESADAKLQALLSSTYIAGYRIGMIAAGAGALYLAQFFGSTSDVYHYDAWRNTYLCMAAVMGLGVLTTLIIAEPVSASSPYTYPAQDYLRFFFGFAFSIAAFVAVLFLLPASPDWFTGMEQYLLRFLYGALSLTLAVAAGLLVFRALTGLGFVNATLVSESYTQPISEFIKRYGSLAVWVLLLIGFYRVSDIVLGVIANVFYQDMGYSKDEIASVTKIFGVLMTIVGSFLGGFLTLKLGVMRVLMLGAILVSLTNLMFMWLAGGEPDIVALTLVIAADNLSGGVAVAAFVAWLSSLTNISFTATQYAMFSSIMTLFPKLLGGYSGTVVESVGYSSFFLLASAIGLPVIALIWYLNRRLETSA; this is encoded by the coding sequence TTGCGTGTTACTGGAGAGCTTAATGCACCTTACTGTGAGTATGGCCGTGGTAGTTACTTCGTGAGTCACCAAGAAGAACTCGGCGACATAACTTGGTGGCGGCAAAAGCCAGTCTGGATAATGGTGTTTCTTGGGTTCTCGGCGGGCGTGCCCTTGCTGTTGATTTTTTCTAGCTTGTCACTTTGGTTGCGTGAAGCTGGTGTTAGCAGGGCAGAAGTTACTTATTTTAGCTGGGCCGCCCTGGGGTTTTCCTTCAAATTTGTCTGGGCGCCATTAGTAGATAAATTACCACTGCCAATATTGAGCGCGGCTATGGGGCGACGGCGCAGCTGGCTATTGCTGGCTCAGTTGGGTGTTATTGCAGCTATTTGCATGATGGCGCTCACTGATCCTCGGCAGCAATTACAGATGATGGCGGTGGCGGCAGTATTGTTGGGTTTTTCTGCGGCCACACAGGATGTGGTTATTGATGCCTTTCGGATCGAGTCGGCGGATGCCAAGCTGCAGGCCTTGCTGTCCTCTACCTATATTGCGGGATATCGTATCGGGATGATTGCGGCGGGTGCCGGCGCGCTGTATTTAGCGCAGTTTTTTGGCAGCACAAGTGATGTGTATCACTACGATGCTTGGCGTAATACCTATTTATGCATGGCGGCGGTGATGGGGTTAGGGGTGCTTACCACCTTGATAATTGCTGAACCCGTTTCAGCGAGTAGCCCCTATACCTATCCAGCCCAAGATTATTTGCGTTTCTTTTTTGGCTTTGCGTTTTCGATTGCGGCCTTTGTTGCGGTGTTGTTTTTGCTGCCTGCATCACCTGATTGGTTTACGGGGATGGAGCAGTATTTGCTGCGGTTTTTATACGGCGCCTTAAGCCTAACTTTAGCTGTTGCTGCTGGCTTATTGGTTTTTCGTGCCTTGACGGGGCTCGGTTTTGTCAATGCGACCTTGGTTTCAGAGAGCTATACCCAGCCGATTAGTGAATTTATTAAACGCTATGGAAGCCTGGCGGTATGGGTGTTACTGCTGATTGGTTTTTATCGGGTGTCCGATATTGTGCTGGGCGTGATCGCCAATGTCTTTTATCAAGATATGGGCTATAGCAAAGACGAAATTGCCAGTGTAACCAAAATATTTGGCGTTTTAATGACGATTGTCGGCAGTTTTCTTGGTGGCTTTCTTACGCTCAAATTAGGTGTAATGCGCGTATTGATGTTGGGTGCCATTTTGGTTTCCCTCACTAATTTGATGTTTATGTGGTTGGCGGGAGGAGAGCCGGATATCGTTGCCTTAACGCTGGTCATCGCCGCAGATAATTTAAGTGGTGGGGTTGCCGTTGCGGCATTTGTTGCTTGGCTATCTAGCCTCACTAATATTTCCTTTACCGCTACCCAGTATGCAATGTTCAGCTCAATTATGACGCTGTTTCCGAAGTTGCTTGGTGGCTACTCTGGCACGGTCGTGGAGTCAGTGGGTTACTCTTCCTTTTTCTTACTGGCTAGCGCTATTGGTTTGCCTGTCATTGCGCTAATTTGGTATTTGAACCGACGGCTTGAGACCTCGGCCTAA
- a CDS encoding carbonic anhydrase encodes MITAQEALMRLKEGNARFVSNVNSDYATTIINKRPELIEIQAPFAIVLGCSDARVPAELVFDQGLGDLFVIRVAGNVVAPSGIGSVEFAALNFGTPLVVVLGHSSCGAISATVDVLTGNSKIPSQNLHSIVKRIRPAVETLLSTELRHDHDALIKQSVRANVRSSVEHLSSGSPTLENLISEGKLMVVGAEYSLETGEVDFFYEDYWERTRNLEAKENETIDSAE; translated from the coding sequence ATGATCACAGCACAAGAAGCGCTTATGCGCCTAAAGGAAGGTAACGCTCGCTTTGTTAGCAATGTTAATAGCGATTATGCCACTACCATTATCAACAAACGCCCAGAACTTATAGAAATTCAAGCTCCGTTTGCCATCGTGCTAGGTTGCTCAGACGCACGCGTACCTGCCGAACTGGTTTTTGACCAAGGCCTGGGCGATCTGTTTGTGATTCGTGTGGCCGGCAATGTCGTTGCACCGTCTGGCATTGGCAGCGTTGAATTTGCCGCACTGAATTTTGGTACACCACTTGTTGTGGTGCTGGGTCACTCAAGCTGTGGAGCGATATCGGCAACCGTCGACGTTCTAACGGGGAACAGTAAAATCCCTTCACAAAACCTACACTCCATTGTTAAGCGTATTCGCCCCGCCGTAGAAACCTTACTAAGCACCGAGTTGCGCCACGACCATGATGCATTAATTAAGCAATCTGTACGCGCCAATGTAAGAAGCTCCGTTGAACATTTGAGCAGCGGCTCACCCACTTTAGAAAATCTTATTAGCGAGGGTAAGCTTATGGTAGTAGGAGCAGAGTACTCTCTTGAAACCGGTGAGGTTGATTTCTTTTATGAGGACTATTGGGAGCGCACCCGTAACCTCGAAGCAAAAGAAAACGAGACTATAGATTCTGCAGAGTAA
- a CDS encoding YajQ family cyclic di-GMP-binding protein produces MPAFDIVSEVDLHIFTNAVDQAGRVIDTRFDFKGVDARFEREGLTVTLFAEAEFQLQQMEDLLRAALVKVKIDPLAMELGDVKGAGKQVKQLVTMQSGLTSDVARKIVKLIKESKIKVQSQIQDEQVRVTGKKRDDLQQVMALLRAEELDQPLQFTNFRD; encoded by the coding sequence ATGCCAGCGTTTGATATTGTCTCAGAAGTGGATCTACATATTTTTACCAATGCCGTTGATCAAGCGGGACGGGTTATTGATACCCGCTTTGATTTTAAGGGTGTTGATGCCCGCTTTGAGCGTGAAGGGTTAACCGTTACCTTATTTGCTGAGGCGGAGTTTCAATTGCAGCAAATGGAAGATCTATTGCGTGCCGCCTTAGTTAAGGTGAAAATCGATCCCTTGGCGATGGAGCTGGGTGATGTTAAAGGCGCGGGCAAGCAAGTGAAGCAATTGGTCACCATGCAAAGCGGCTTGACCTCTGATGTTGCTCGTAAAATTGTTAAGCTGATTAAAGAAAGTAAGATTAAAGTACAAAGCCAAATTCAAGATGAGCAAGTGCGGGTCACCGGTAAAAAACGCGACGACCTTCAGCAAGTGATGGCCTTGTTGCGAGCCGAGGAATTAGACCAGCCTTTGCAGTTCACAAACTTTAGAGATTAA
- a CDS encoding FxsA family protein, with the protein MRMLFFLFIGLPIIEMWLLIKVGGLIGALPTIAMVAATAIIGAALLKRQGIDTLTRAQQRMNSGQLPATEILEGLMLAVGGALLLTPGFVTDTIGFVCLIAPLRQALIAIMIRRGVMQVQMNQFGSGAGPFTDGGTHFGAGRPRSSDEDSLNSHKVDNVTIEGEYKKEE; encoded by the coding sequence ATGCGAATGTTGTTTTTTTTGTTTATTGGTCTACCCATTATTGAAATGTGGTTGTTGATTAAAGTGGGTGGGCTGATTGGCGCGTTACCGACCATCGCTATGGTGGCGGCGACGGCGATTATTGGTGCTGCTTTACTTAAGCGGCAAGGCATTGACACCTTAACCCGAGCTCAGCAACGGATGAACTCGGGGCAGCTGCCGGCCACAGAAATTTTAGAAGGGCTCATGCTGGCAGTAGGTGGCGCGTTACTTCTAACGCCTGGTTTTGTCACCGATACGATAGGTTTTGTGTGCCTTATAGCCCCATTGCGACAGGCCTTGATTGCCATAATGATTCGGCGCGGGGTAATGCAGGTGCAAATGAATCAGTTTGGCAGTGGGGCGGGTCCCTTTACCGATGGGGGGACTCACTTTGGTGCTGGGCGCCCTCGCTCCAGTGACGAAGATAGCCTTAATAGCCATAAAGTGGATAACGTCACCATTGAAGGTGAGTATAAAAAAGAAGAATAA